tctgaaagttggtgcacaacaatgtgaatacatTTAATACTGAACTATACACTTGAAATGGTTAAGatggaaattttatgttatgcgtATTTTACTCAgtttaaaattaaagaagaaaaagttgacAGTCACTAGACAAAGGCTAGACGTGGTAATGAAGTGAGACTCTACTCCTTGGGACTGCGGTGTATCTGTCTTCTCCATGCCACAAGAAAACATGGCGAAGGGAAAGAAAACTGGCCCAATGTATACACCAAAGAACATTTTGGCCAAAGAATGGGGAGAGAGCTGGTGGAGTGGGTGTGGTTGTTCCCACTGATACTGTCAAGGCTGCACCAGTGAAATGGGCCACATATATGCCCATTCCTTCCCCTCCTGTTGGTAGCCTGCAACGACAGGGCTGCAAGGGAGGGCTTGGGAGGACCAGCTCAGGAGACCATATCTACAAATCCCCTGTAACTCTGCAGGAATTActgaaaagtcagaaaaagagagggaagaaagtaaGAAGTTCACAGGAGGCTTAGccaaaaatgcaaatgaatggAGAATAGAACCAGCTGGAGGTAGTGATTCCCACCCTAGACCACTAGACCACATGCAGTATAGCTAACCAGTCCCACAGGGACTTACTCTCAAACTGTGGGACTTGACTTATTCATGCACCCTCAAACCAAGTCAGTGGATCCCAGCCAGTACTTTGGGAGAAGATGAAACAATTAAATAGAATATGTCAAGAGTACATCACACATAATAAGTACAGCTGACCCTCAAACAATATGAACTGTACTTATCTAATTATACATGGAGTTCATAgtaaatagagttcccattgtggttcagcatgttaagaatcggacataatgtccgtgaggattcaggtttgatacgtggcctcacttagtaggttaagaatccagaaatGCCacaaggtcacagatgcagctcagatctgacattgctatggctgtggcataggcctacaatggcagctccaattcaacccctagcttgcaAACTtgtatatgccccaggtgtggtcctaaaaagaaataaaaataaagtaagtaaATACTATATTCCTGCAGTATCTGAGGCTAAATGTGCAGATTGGGAACTGCAGATACGAGGAACCAGAAGTACAGAGGGCCAGCTAtaaattatacacagattttcTACTTCATAGAGGATCAGCACCCCAACCCCCTGACTGGTCGAGTCAGCTGTACTGTCTTACGCACCATGTGTGTAAAACCCTAGGATACGTTCCTAGCCATAAATTCCCTGATACCACTTTATTCAGTCTTCTTTAACCTGTTTGCCAAGGAATCATGAGAAACAAATTTTAGGCCACTAGAGGCACCCTAAGTTTTAACACATACTCGTGGTGCTAATGATTGATTTCAAAGTGATGGTCAGCTGTTGTTTAACTCTCCACTGGAAAACCTGTTTCCTATTGAAAAGGTTTCATGCTATTTTGTTGTAAAACCTCAGCTGTTCTGAATCATTTGAGAGGGAGCCATTCTAGATAAGCACATTTTCTGGGTTCTAGGGGTTGTGGGATTCCCAACTCCCATTACCAAGACAGGGACCTCTCCAACCTACTGACTTTGAGTTGCTCAATCTTTTCTGCTTTTGAAAGGACAGTCTCACAGGTACCACCAGCCAACTGGTGGACTTGAGGCTTGAGGCTGTTCCAGACACTCAAGAATATCAAAGTCATATTTGAAAATGGAACTTTCCACATGAATAAACATGAATCATCCATATTAAATCTCCATTCACTCAAAACATGCTATCCTAAAATTCTTAAATgcaagattttattattatatcaCTGTCACTAACAATAAAGTATTAATACAGCTCTCCTTCCCTATCCTGCCCTAGTCCTACTCCAAATACAAgccttaaaattaagaatatagaGATACAAAGGCTCTTCTCTATACTCCCATGCTAACCCACAGGATGTCTTTCTTGTGCAAATTAGAAAAAGGCATTTCTTCCTCAAGCTCATTATTTCCATCTATTAAAAATTGGTAAACTGATTTTTATGAAAAGAGACATTTAACTGCTATCAACTAAAATGCTGTATTCATAAATATACAAAACCACAATGTCGAAAAGGGAAATGTCAATTGCTTATAATGGCACAACCTGCATAATGACAGCCACCGAGTCCATGTCTGGCCCATATTTCCGTTATcacttgttttcatttgtctacATTCTCACCTCCTTTAAGACCAAGTTCAAGGCTCACCTTCTTCACAAAAATGCGGCTCATATGATCACCTGCCATGCTCACCTCCTTCTTTGATCAGTATTTAACTGACTTGGTACTTTGTATTCACTGTCCTATAATCAAACTGTCTTTAGGATGGTCTTCTTATCAGGAGTGCAGGCCTCTCAAAAACAGGAGCTACAGGTTAAATGTACATAATGTCAATGCATATGTTCAGTGTTCAAAAAATGTTATGATATAATGAAAGTTATGATATAATGAAAtggtgaaaatatgaaaatatactgtcattttattatttcatttttctttagagaagttttgtttgttttttgtggggccacacccagggcacatggagcttcccaggctaagagtagaatcagagctatagctgccagcctacgccacagcaacactggatccaagcctcgtctgtgacctacaccaaagctcacagcaatgccggatccttaacccactgagcaaggccagggatcaaacccgcaacctcatgggtcctagtcggattgtttccactgcaccatgacaggaactccataaagaagtatttcaggagttctcatcgtggctcagtggttaacgaagctgccctagaaatggcaaaaagacaaaaaaaaaaaaaaaagtatttcaatcATACTCACTGACTGAGGCTGATCtcacagtaaataaaataattgaacatATCACTAATATGGTATTGAGAATTCCCTTAAAtcattttcttctcaaataaTAAACAATGACATGTTTTGTTGTGGAAGCATTCTGAAAGAAGCTCTAAAATAGATCTACTCTTTCCCTATTTACAGCTTACTCTCTACTCTGGAAGGTTTGAAGAGTTTCAGAGCACACTGACAAAAAGCAATGAGGTGTTTGCCACTTTCAAACAGGAAATGGATAAAGTGAGTATTGCTAATCCCCCatgaaatactgacatttttcattttgggggggggggggtttaggggggtttttttgcctttttgcctttttgtcttttctagggccacacccgtggcatatggaggttcccaggctagggatctaaacagatccctaggccagagccacagcaatgtggtatccaagccacatctgtgacctacaccacagctcacagaaaggtcggatctttaacccactgagcaaggccagggatcaaacccgaaacctcctggttcctagttggatttgttaaccgctgagccacgacgggaactccaacattttctattttgaaaggaattttcctttgagttcatttttgtcttGCTAAGATATCTCAGGAGAGTCTGTGAAGTAATGAAATGTTTATACAAGCAAATGAGATTTGggctgtattttttaattggttaaGTATGTGGTGAATTAATCTTAGGAAGAGTCCAAAAACACTAGGATACATTTTCACTcggaggaaaaatattttctttttctaatccatgaagggtgttttaaatttaaaaaaaataaaataaataagagctaGCAATTTAACATTACATTCTttatgctaaaataaaaaagcaatcttCTAAAGATTAACAAAAACAACTTTCATATAAATATGCAGGAGTAGAATGTTAAAGCAGAAAATACCATTTCAAAGGATCCTTCTCAGAAGATATGGAATATGATATAATTGACAGAGCTTTGAAAGAGAAGATGGGAGTTTGAATTCAAATTCTTTGTATGTTCTTACTCATCAAGTATCAGAGGACAATTCACTTTCCCCAAGTTAATTTCTCTCATCTATATATTAAGACACTATTTCCCTTGCCTATGTCACAAGATTGTGAAGTTCAAATAAGTTAATGTATTTTAAgggttttaaactttttaaaagtattttactaATATAAGATGCTAATATTATTAGAcacaatgtttattttaaattttgttcaatttagtgttttccaaaacaaaatcaGCATCAGTGTTTCTGAAAGTCATTGACATTAACCCTTTTAAGGGTAGAAagcataccttttaaaatattttcaaaaacaatatGATAAATTTCACAACTCATGAGCAAACTTAATAGGCGAACACTTTTTTAACAGCTACAGCTTTCCCAGAACCAtggacatacagaacagacttgtggttgcaaagggtagggggtggggaaaaGGAATGGACTCGGAGTTTGGGGCTAGttgatgcaaattattgcatttagaatggataaacaaggtcctactatataatacggggaactatatccaatctcctgggatagaccatgatggaaaagaatataaaaaataacatgtatatatgtgtatgcgtgtgtaactgagtcactttgctttagacagatattggcacaacaccgtaaatcaactatactttaataaaaattttaataaaaataaatttagaagttGATACAATATTAAAGGAACCTCttaatttcttaaagtttttgtttttaggagttccagttgtggctcaggagttaacgaacccgactagtatccatgaggacttgggtttgatccctggccttactcagcaggttaaagatcctgcatttctgtggctgtggcataggccggcagctacagcttggttTGGACcccctacactgggaacctccatatgccacaggtgcagccctaaaagacaaaaaaaaaaaaaaaatcatttttttaaagctgtttctaccatcaaaaaaatcaagaaagtcaagatttttttttaaaaagttacagctttccaattccattttaaaaattttaatcatagttttaatttgaaataaatactAAGGTAGGAAAAATGCTATTTATTCCAAGATAGTTTTAAGACTGAAATAGATATTACAGCAGGAGTTTTTAATCTGAGGCTTCATAGACTTTTAGCAGTAAGACCTTAGAATtagcacacaaaaaaatttgATATGCATATTTCTTTAGGTTTAAGTGTAGTCCCATAGATTTCATCAAATTCCTAAAGGAGGTGATAACTTTTAATGGTTTATAAACTactaacttcattttaaaaattaccaaaataaaaaagtatccAAGGCTCACATAGCTTCTCTACAGAGCCCAGGGGCCAACAGCCTGAGGCCAGCCTCTGGCCTCCAAGTGGAGAGACCCAGCCTCTGGCAGTCTGGCCCAAAGTAGCAAGTGCCCAAGTGTGGCTCATCCAGGGTAAATGCACCTAAATAATCACATGCCTTATCCTTCACTTTATCCAAAAAAAGAGGAGATCCTCTAACTAGGAACAGTTTCAGGTACGAAAAAGCCAGGCTGCCTTTTATTCACTTCTGTATGCCCTACACCCAGCCCTTGCCTGGTGACAAGCAGGCACTCCGTACATGTTGCTTTAAATGAAAGGACTCCAGGCCCCCTCTTCTGCTAAGTCACCTGAATATTATTCCACCttcctgagccttagtttccccatttATAGAGGTGAAAACAGAACTTTCCTTAGGGAACTGTTTCAAGAAtgaaatgagagttcccattgtggcacagcagaaatgaatcgactaggaaccatgaggttgcgggttcgatccctggcctcgctcagtgggttaaggatccagcgttgtggtgagctgtagtgcagctcacagacacggctcggatgtggtgttgctgtggctgtggtgtaagccagcggctacagctccaattagacccctagcctgggaacctccatatgccacaggtgcggccctcaaaagacaaaaaaaaaaaaaaaaagaacgaaatgaaTAACGCATGTAATCACTTTCTGTAAATCCTACTGCATTCTACAAATGTAAAGGCTGAGAAAATAGAAAGCTGCCTTTGTGTGGACACTTCTCAGATATGCCCAGATATTATCAACATTTTAATGGCTAAAAAGCCAGGCCAACTTTCTCACTAATAGTCTTCTATTcaataaagtaaataatttaaatttcaagtTTATTCTTGGgactcaataaagctatttttattttaaacaaaagaaaaagcatgacAAAACAGGAAGGCCCTAAGTAGTTCCCTTTCTCCTGAATTGGCTCTGGTGCAAATAAATTTGTTCACCACTGACCCAGATGATTCAGAAATAAATCATGACTCTCTCCACTCGTTCTTCATTCCTTGGtattgaatttttgtttccttcagtaGCTGGTAACAAAAGAACTTTTCCTGACATCACATATGGCACCGACAGTTTCTTTGATATATTAACTAATCAGGATTAACATTAAAACATTCTAATTTCTATAGACcactaagaaaatgaagaagctggaaaaagaaacAGCCACGTGGAAAGCCCGGTTTGAGAACTGTAACAAAGCTCTGTTGGACATGATTGAAGAGGTGAGGAAgcttttccccttcctcttcttcctctgactAGTCAATATATTTATACTCAGAAAGCAACTATGGCCTAATAGCACAAATGAGTATCTTTGAAAAAGAGATGAATTTTTCTGGAATGTGCTATATATGATATTGCAATAAAAGTAATTACCACAAAAGACTCATTAAGAGCATTTTAACCCTAAGTCATATGCCTACTTGTTGATTCCAAAGCAGCACCACACCTGCTAGATGAATGTTTTAACTGTGCTTGAATTTCCCTTGTGCCTAATGCATAACAGGCACAGAGTAAATTAATTAGTTGATTCAAACATAGTGAGAGAAAAACACCAGCCCAAGCACCCAAAGTATATGTTATTTTATACACAGATACAAAGATAAATTGCTTAATTCCTCCAACAGTCATTTAAATACTGATATTCTTTCAGGCTCTGGAGGTTTTGAGACTATGAAGGCAAAGATACATGGCCCTTGACCTGAGAGGCAGGGCTTACAGGTGAAGATCTCTCCAGTAAacaagtgggggaaaaaagtcttaaaagGTACATAATAGCACAAAGGCAGGGGTGAAGGAGTAAGATGATTAGGAACAATTTCATGCACTAACACACCAACATTTctagagaaaaggagaaatgaacagTTTAAGCAGCATCACGAATGAGTGCATGGTGAGTTTCTCCACTTATAATTACCGTTCTAACAATTCATCCCAAACTGCAACCAATTCCAAAGAGATGTGCTTATTATTCATAAACATAAATCAAACAGTTGCTTGATTAGCATATAGCAATTTATCTCTTGAACAGTTAAGGCACTGCTGACGGCCAAGTCCCAGTCCATCTCAATCATTTTGCCACAAGCTTCTGCTTATGCCTTCTAAgtcttaaaagcagaaaatacattttaagattttagaAGCCCCAGAATGAAACTATCTTTCTTTCCTAAAGCATATGTGAATTAAAATTCTACCCAAAGACTCCAACACAGGGCAAGAGTGATGTCCCTGACCAAGTCCCCGTCCAGCCAACCCCTTGTGGTCAGAGCCTGATAAATTGCAGAGGGCATCCTTGCCATTTTGCTTTTTGTGTCATTTAATGTGCGTGTGCGTGTTTAAATCACAGAAAGCATTGAGAGCTAAAGAATACGAGTGCTTCGTGATGAAAATCGGAAGGCTAGAAAACCTCTGCCGAGCTTTacaagaagagagaaatgaactctacaaaaaaatcagagaagcGAAAATGCCTGAAAAAGACGACCAAAGTCAGCACACCTCAGACGAGGAGCTAGAGTCAAATACCTTTGTGAGTGAAGAGGTTGATGCCGCTGCAGAGGAAGCCAACAGGGTTCACAATGCCGTGCAGAATCTGGCTGCGGCCTTCATGGTCATTCATCGTCCAGAGTCAACCGTCGACGGGTCTAAAGAAATCCCAGCAGAAGTCGGCGGTCCTCCAGAGGGCGGCAGCACGACCCTCAAGGAGCCGGAACAAGCCCCGCTGAGCCCTCGAGGCCTTTCAGAGAGTCCCCTGCCTCCACCAAGGCCTCAGGCTGAGACCGCGGGAGGACATGAAGCAGAACCTCCCCTCAGGGCCAGGAGTCCCCCAGCTGAGTCAGGAGCAGAGACCCAAAGCTTCCGGCTCCCAACGAGAGCACAGGTGGATCTGCAGCCCCGGAAGCCGCCAGCAGCAGCTTCCGGTCAGGCGCTGGAGCCGCTCGCCGAGGCCTCGCTCCAGGTGATGGAGGCCGACCATCCTGCTCCACCACCCGCTGCAGGTGAGCACGTGCCAACCGAGGAGCCTGCCTGCGAGCCGGGCAGGCAGCCCCCGCCAGTGGCAGCCGCTGAGGGGCTGCCAGGAGGGGATACGGCCCTGCCCCAGGGGCCAGAAGTGGCCGACACCAATCTGGAAGGAGTAGATTAAGCCTCGTCTGCCTTCAGAG
The nucleotide sequence above comes from Phacochoerus africanus isolate WHEZ1 chromosome 2, ROS_Pafr_v1, whole genome shotgun sequence. Encoded proteins:
- the TXLNB gene encoding beta-taxilin isoform X2 — encoded protein: METSQSAQLSGDPESTPPGNTSALTSQNGLEKQDDQDSSTPLPPPEEKAGKEANLLMQNLNKLPTSEEKLDFLFKKYAELLDEHRTEQKKLKLLQKKQVQIQKEKDQLQSEHSRAILARSKLESLCRELQRHNKTLKEETLQRAREEEEKRKEITSHFQSTLTDIQAQIEQQSERNMKLCQENTELAEKLKSIIDQYELREEHLDKIFKHRELQQKLVDAKLEQAQEMMKEAEERHKREKEYLLNQAAEWKLQAKVLKEQETVLQAQLTLYSGRFEEFQSTLTKSNEVFATFKQEMDKTTKKMKKLEKETATWKARFENCNKALLDMIEEKALRAKEYECFVMKIGRLENLCRALQEERNELYKKIREAKMPEKDDQSQHTSDEELESNTFVSEEVDAAAEEANRVHNAVQNLAAAFMVIHRPESTVDGSKEIPAEVGGPPEGGSTTLKEPEQAPLSPRGLSESPLPPPRPQAETAGGHEAEPPLRARSPPAESGAETQSFRLPTRAQVDLQPRKPPAAASGQALEPLAEASLQVMEADHPAPPPAAGEHVPTEEPACEPGRQPPPVAAAEGLPGGDTALPQGPEVADTNLEGVD